TCCTGGCCGAGGAGGGGCTGGTGACCGACCGGGAGGTGCTGCAGGCCATCGCCAGCCACACCACCGGGCGGGCCGGCATGAGCCTGCTGGAGAAGGTGATCTACCTCGCCGACTACGTCGAGCCGGGCCGGCGGTTCGCCGGGGTGGAGGAGATCCGGGCCGAGGCCGAACGGGACCTGGACCGGGCGCTGCTCGGCGCCCTGAACAACTCCCTGGTCTACCTGGTGCGGCAGGGGTGGCTGATCCACCCCGCATCGGTGGAGGCCCGCAACTGGCTGTTGCAAGAGTTGCAGCGATAGCTTCCGCAAGGGGGGAGCATCGGCGGTGAGCTGGGGAAAGAGGGTGGCCCTGGGCGCGGCGCTTCTGCTCGTCGCCGGCCTGGCCTACGTGGCCACGTCGCTGGGCGTGGCGGTGAACCGGAGCTACGCCCCCGTCGACCCCGATGTGGCCCCGGAGGTGCGCGCGGCCCCCGTGCAGCCGGGGGAGCGCATCAACGTCCTCGTCATGGCGCTCGATCAAGACGCGCTGCGCACGGACGTGCTGCTGCTGGTCTCCTTCGACCTGGAGCAGAA
This is a stretch of genomic DNA from Symbiobacterium terraclitae. It encodes these proteins:
- the yqeK gene encoding bis(5'-nucleosyl)-tetraphosphatase (symmetrical) YqeK, coding for MAEWHALEAALQARVTGERLAHTYRVLETARRLGRIHGADDGQVAVAALMHDYAKPLPPAALLAEAVRLGLTPDPVERAQPHLLHGPVAAALLAEEGLVTDREVLQAIASHTTGRAGMSLLEKVIYLADYVEPGRRFAGVEEIRAEAERDLDRALLGALNNSLVYLVRQGWLIHPASVEARNWLLQELQR